The Callithrix jacchus isolate 240 chromosome 20, calJac240_pri, whole genome shotgun sequence genome has a window encoding:
- the CBLN1 gene encoding cerebellin-1, giving the protein MLGVVELLLLGAAWLAGPARGQNETEPIVLEGKCLVVCDSNPTSDPTGTALGISVRSGSAKVAFSAIRSTNHEPSEMSNRTMIIYFDQVLVNIGNNFDSERSTFIAPRKGIYSFNFHVVKVYNRQTIQVSLMLNGWPVISAFAGDQDVTREAASNGVLIQMEKGDRAYLKLERGNLMGGWKYSTFSGFLVFPL; this is encoded by the exons ATGCTGGGCGTCgtggagctgctgctgctgggggcTGCGTGGCTGGCGGGCCCGGCCCGCGGGCAGAATGAAACGGAGCCCATCGTGCTGGAGGGCAAGTGCCTGGTGGTGTGCGACTCCAACCCCACGTCGGACCCCACGGGCACAGCCCTGGGCATCTCTGTGCGCTCCGGCAGCGCCAAGGTCGCTTTCTCCGCCATCAGGAGCACCAACCACGAGCCGTCCGAGATGAGTAATCGCACCATGATCATCTACTTCGACCAG GTACTAGTGAACATTGGGAACAACTTTGATTCAGAACGCAGCACTTTCATCGCCCCGCGCAAAGGGATCTACAGTTTTAACTTCCACGTGGTAAAAGTCTACAACAGACAGACCATCCAG GTGAGCCTCATGCTAAACGGGTGGCCAGTGATTTCAGCCTTCGCTGGTGATCAGGACGTGACCCGGGAGGCCGCCAGCAACGGAGTCCTAATCCAAATGGAGAAAGGCGACCGAGCATACCTCAAGCTAGAGCGGGGAAACTTGATGGGGGGCTGGAAGTACTCGACCTTCTCTGGATTCCTCGTGTTTCCTCTCTGA